The Aequorivita sublithincola DSM 14238 genome window below encodes:
- the dnaA gene encoding chromosomal replication initiator protein DnaA, translated as MSKTAETVWNNCMTFIEDNITSQAYKTWFEPIKAVKLTDNALSIQVPSKFFYEWLEEHYVKILKVALTKELGTSAKLVYIIKMENTYGNKQPFTEKIPSANRSNLRSQEVDVPLKNKSPELKNPFVIPGIRNVKIESQLNPNYNFESFLEGESNRLARSAGLAVANKPGGTSFNPLLIFGGVGLGKTHLGHAIGVDIKDKYPEKTVLYISAEKFTQQYIESVKKNNRNDFIHFYQIIDVLIVDDIQLLSGKAGTQDVFFHIFNHLHQNGKQVILTSDKAPVDMIDIEQRLLSRFKWGLSAELNHPDYDTRVAIIKNKLYRDGVEMPDDIVEFLANNIKTNIRELEGAIISLIAHSSFNKKEITIELARKIVDNYVKHTKREVSIDYIQKVVSDYFQMDVDTLQSKTRKRHIVQARQLAMFFAKKYTKASLASIGSQIGQRDHATVLHACKTVDNLSSTDKQFRKYVEDLSKKLTL; from the coding sequence ATGAGCAAAACTGCGGAAACGGTTTGGAACAATTGTATGACTTTTATCGAAGATAATATTACTTCGCAAGCATACAAAACATGGTTCGAGCCTATTAAGGCAGTAAAGTTAACCGATAATGCACTTAGCATTCAGGTTCCTAGCAAGTTTTTTTATGAATGGCTTGAAGAGCATTACGTTAAAATTTTGAAAGTTGCCCTAACCAAAGAGTTAGGAACTAGTGCCAAATTAGTTTACATCATTAAGATGGAAAACACCTACGGCAACAAGCAACCATTTACCGAAAAAATACCGAGTGCTAACCGAAGCAATCTTCGCTCTCAAGAAGTTGATGTGCCTTTGAAAAACAAAAGCCCAGAACTGAAAAATCCGTTTGTTATTCCTGGTATTCGCAATGTTAAAATTGAATCTCAGCTTAACCCAAATTATAATTTTGAAAGCTTCCTTGAAGGCGAATCAAACCGTTTGGCTCGTTCTGCTGGTTTAGCGGTGGCAAACAAGCCTGGAGGAACTTCTTTTAACCCTTTGCTAATCTTTGGTGGAGTTGGTTTAGGAAAGACGCATTTAGGCCACGCAATTGGTGTTGACATAAAAGATAAATATCCCGAAAAAACGGTTCTTTATATTTCTGCTGAAAAATTTACGCAACAATATATTGAATCTGTAAAAAAGAACAACCGAAACGACTTTATACATTTCTATCAAATTATAGATGTGTTGATTGTTGATGATATTCAATTGCTTTCAGGAAAAGCTGGAACACAGGATGTTTTCTTCCACATATTCAATCATTTACACCAAAACGGCAAGCAGGTAATCCTTACCAGTGATAAAGCTCCTGTTGATATGATTGATATTGAGCAACGTTTGCTATCCCGTTTTAAATGGGGACTTTCTGCGGAATTAAACCATCCAGATTACGACACTCGTGTTGCCATCATCAAAAACAAACTGTATCGTGATGGTGTAGAAATGCCAGATGATATTGTAGAATTTTTGGCGAATAACATTAAAACCAATATTCGCGAACTGGAAGGCGCCATTATTTCACTTATTGCGCATTCCTCTTTCAATAAAAAGGAAATTACAATAGAACTTGCCCGTAAAATTGTTGATAACTACGTGAAGCACACAAAACGCGAAGTTTCTATAGATTACATTCAAAAAGTGGTGAGTGATTATTTCCAAATGGATGTAGATACTTTACAGTCAAAAACACGTAAAAGACACATTGTTCAAGCGCGTCAATTGGCTATGTTTTTCGCGAAGAAATACACAAAAGCTTCACTTGCTTCCATTGGCTCACAAATTGGGCAGCGCGATCACGCAACCGTTTTGCACGCTTGTAAAACAGTTGATAATCTTTCTAGCACCGATAAGCAGTTCCGCAAATATGTGGAAGATCTTAGCAAAAAGTTGACCCTTTAA
- the msrB gene encoding peptide-methionine (R)-S-oxide reductase MsrB: MKIYFLKTITLSFGLLVSLSQVSCQNNQKESTDNAMNTTEETMDASSDMAMNEQFPKAKPDAEWKKELTAEQYQIMVKKGTETPFNNEYNDNHEKGIYVSAATGEPLFSSEDKFESGTGWPSFTKPINDDAVVWVKDNTLGMSRDEIVEKATGLHLGHVFNDGPKPTGLRYCMNSAALKFVKQD; encoded by the coding sequence ATGAAAATCTATTTTTTAAAAACGATTACGCTTTCTTTCGGATTGTTGGTTAGTCTTTCTCAGGTTTCTTGCCAGAATAATCAAAAGGAAAGTACTGATAATGCAATGAATACTACTGAGGAAACTATGGATGCTTCAAGCGATATGGCGATGAATGAACAATTTCCTAAAGCAAAACCTGATGCGGAATGGAAAAAGGAACTTACTGCAGAACAGTACCAAATTATGGTAAAAAAAGGAACCGAAACACCTTTTAATAATGAATACAATGATAATCACGAAAAAGGAATTTATGTGAGCGCCGCAACTGGCGAACCGTTGTTTAGTAGTGAAGATAAGTTTGAGTCTGGAACGGGTTGGCCTTCATTCACCAAGCCAATTAATGATGATGCCGTGGTTTGGGTAAAAGATAATACACTGGGAATGAGTAGGGATGAAATTGTTGAAAAAGCAACAGGATTGCATTTAGGTCACGTTTTTAATGACGGACCGAAACCAACAGGTTTAAGATATTGTATGAATTCTGCAGCACTAAAATTTGTAAAGCAAGACTAA
- a CDS encoding BamA/TamA family outer membrane protein has product MYKIAILFSAAIMLFQSCAVDKYIPDGKKLYTGATVEIKSDSVIKNEDQLKAVLEEALLPKPNKKFLGLRPGLHYYYKMQEEKPGFINRFLYKKLGENPVYLSDVKPYEVEDILINRMENRGFFYSEATSKIEEKEKEASASYSITAPSPYTIASYQLDSLQQPVYSEIQKSVANTKLSKGMRFDLSNMKQERERIDGDLKRNGYYNFNSGFLIFEADTNQYDKKRFDLFLRLKNEVPKKSLVPYKISKINVYANYDVQDSTVNDVTRFNEKNFINSEDFFKPKYLDPFITLEEGQFYSPENSRNTARRLSTIGAYKFVNIQYKEMDSLLSDSLGILEANIFLSPLNKRALRAELQAVSKSNNFAGPGLALTYSNRDLFKGGETLNITANVGYEVQAGGGGNSGKTSIEVGLKPELIFPRVIFPIKINTDFFKYSIPKTKTSLSVDYLSRTKLYALLSGSAQFGYIWQANRYVTHEIIPISINYTKLSNSTPEFDTILNNNPFLKRSFEQQFISGLNYSFTYNGMVDAARKHQFFVNSTVDVAGNSVSLFGKDNGTGRKEFLGLEYAQYAKMDVDLRYHFNFGKEQVIATRLFGGYGLPYGNSEVMPYVKQYYSGGPYSVRAFRIRSLGPGTYNDENNPDNNYFDQTGNIRLEANVEYRFPIFSFFKGAVFADAGNIWNSKANPTYEGKDKFTSNFINELGMGAGVGLRVDVQGFVIRFDFAAPFHDPAKENGFDFNVKETVFNFGIGYPF; this is encoded by the coding sequence ATGTATAAAATAGCGATACTTTTTTCTGCAGCAATTATGTTGTTCCAGTCCTGCGCGGTAGATAAATACATTCCCGACGGTAAAAAATTATATACAGGCGCTACGGTTGAAATAAAATCTGATTCTGTCATAAAGAATGAGGATCAGTTAAAAGCAGTTCTAGAAGAAGCATTACTCCCAAAACCCAACAAGAAATTTTTAGGATTGCGGCCAGGACTTCATTATTACTATAAGATGCAGGAGGAAAAACCAGGTTTCATTAATAGGTTTCTTTACAAAAAGTTAGGCGAAAATCCTGTTTATCTAAGTGATGTAAAACCTTATGAAGTCGAAGATATTTTAATAAACCGAATGGAAAACAGAGGCTTTTTCTATAGTGAAGCCACTTCAAAAATTGAGGAAAAGGAAAAGGAAGCCTCGGCCAGTTATAGTATTACCGCACCATCTCCATACACCATTGCAAGTTATCAATTGGATAGTCTACAACAGCCTGTATATTCTGAAATACAGAAAAGTGTTGCGAACACAAAACTTTCCAAAGGAATGCGTTTTGATCTTTCTAATATGAAGCAGGAGCGTGAACGAATTGATGGTGATTTAAAGAGAAATGGTTATTACAACTTCAATTCGGGATTCTTAATTTTTGAAGCCGATACGAATCAGTACGATAAAAAACGTTTCGATTTATTTCTAAGACTAAAAAACGAAGTGCCGAAAAAGTCGCTCGTTCCTTATAAAATTTCAAAAATTAACGTCTATGCAAATTATGATGTGCAGGATTCCACTGTAAATGATGTGACGCGTTTCAACGAAAAGAATTTTATAAATAGTGAAGATTTCTTCAAACCTAAATATTTGGATCCTTTTATTACTTTGGAAGAAGGCCAGTTTTACAGCCCCGAAAATTCGAGAAATACTGCCAGACGCCTATCCACAATTGGTGCTTATAAGTTCGTAAACATTCAATATAAAGAAATGGATTCCTTGCTTTCCGACAGTTTGGGGATTTTGGAAGCGAATATATTTCTTTCTCCCTTGAACAAACGAGCGCTAAGAGCAGAATTACAGGCAGTTTCGAAGTCTAACAACTTTGCCGGACCTGGGTTGGCTTTAACGTATAGCAATCGCGATTTATTTAAAGGTGGCGAAACCCTCAATATAACAGCAAATGTGGGCTATGAAGTACAAGCAGGCGGTGGTGGAAATAGTGGAAAGACGAGTATTGAGGTGGGGTTAAAACCTGAACTTATTTTTCCACGAGTAATTTTTCCTATAAAAATCAATACGGACTTTTTTAAGTACTCTATTCCTAAAACCAAAACCAGTTTAAGCGTTGATTATCTAAGCCGTACCAAGCTGTATGCGCTACTTTCTGGCTCTGCGCAATTTGGATACATTTGGCAGGCGAATAGATACGTTACGCACGAAATTATCCCAATTTCTATAAATTACACCAAACTTTCAAACTCCACTCCGGAGTTTGATACCATTTTGAACAACAATCCATTTTTAAAGCGAAGTTTTGAGCAACAATTTATTTCAGGACTCAATTATTCTTTCACCTATAACGGTATGGTTGATGCTGCAAGAAAACATCAATTTTTCGTGAATTCAACGGTTGATGTTGCTGGTAATAGTGTTAGTCTTTTCGGAAAAGATAACGGTACTGGACGAAAGGAATTTTTAGGATTGGAATATGCGCAATACGCTAAAATGGATGTGGATTTGCGATATCACTTCAACTTTGGAAAGGAACAAGTTATTGCTACAAGGCTCTTTGGTGGTTATGGACTTCCGTATGGTAATTCGGAAGTTATGCCTTATGTGAAACAGTATTATTCTGGTGGGCCGTATAGCGTCCGGGCATTTCGGATTCGTTCTTTGGGCCCTGGCACTTATAATGATGAGAATAATCCCGATAACAATTATTTTGACCAAACTGGAAACATTCGTCTGGAGGCAAATGTTGAATATCGTTTCCCGATTTTTTCTTTTTTTAAGGGTGCCGTTTTCGCTGATGCTGGAAATATTTGGAATTCAAAAGCAAATCCAACCTATGAAGGGAAAGACAAATTCACTTCAAACTTTATAAATGAATTGGGAATGGGAGCAGGAGTAGGCCTTCGTGTAGACGTTCAGGGCTTTGTGATTCGTTTTGATTTTGCGGCACCTTTCCACGATCCAGCAAAAGAAAACGGTTTTGACTTTAATGTAAAAGAAACTGTTTTCAATTTTGGTATTGGTTATCCTTTTTAA
- a CDS encoding translocation/assembly module TamB domain-containing protein, with the protein MEKKKEEKKKPRKYRFLRIIARIFAVLIILFILLVLFIRSPWGQDIIVQRAVKYVTDKTNTKVEIEKLFITFDGNIMLKGLYLEDKKGDTLVYSKSLEADVPLLPIIRGNGVGVNYLDWEGLRANIIRKDSVNGYNFQFLVDAFASPDTTTVATDTTAAPMKIILGEINFKDFNIVFDDAVLGIDSQFQIGKLNLQMKTTDLEKMDFRASEASITNARIKYIQSPVPPTPKEDTPLPFLALDELTLKNVFVDYQSYGDRIAANLEVSDLYIKLPKADLTNNDIEIGDFRLKNSIVKINTETETNGITQKAEEVKDNIKEDIQQFEWPNFKIAIADIDLEGNNISYFVGGNEVKKDVFNPNAIALQNFNLKANDVFLKDKKAGFQLETLTFEEGSGLNLKEMALNLDATDNFLEVNDLKMMLNNNNLSGKLRLDFPSLAALIEKPDQSKITLNFPSFQVDLKEVFKFQPDLKKNEYLRTLSKKYVSGNVEASGYLSAIQIPNLNVRWGNTTRISANGLIENATDPDNLKFNIPRFSAQTKKSDLIQFVSEKDLGVSLPQDVSLKGSAKGDLKDVYAKANLTTSQGIAIIDGHFKNDSKIAFDADIEIKDYNLNELLQNDQLGALSLTIKTNGSGSDINMMDATLDANISSFQFNNYAIKDLAITGKIKDGKGNVVSKYKDENLNIDLNADIVLDSVAHRASAHLNIIGANLQSLGLMSRDVRTALKLDADFEGNKDGFNVISTIGDGVVVYDDKTYLLGDVLATAHVRSDTTSIWLDNKIVQLSLESNTDPATFSTAVQRHISSYFSRNIKLPDSITHPVKLKIRGRIVESPVLNDVFLVNVQKLDTVKIAVDFDEAARKLKADIRAPQIVYSGNELDSLAFTMDTDKEKFVFDLGFNKLKGGPLNIPKTKITGNQQNNELSLSFNSTFKDSTLINIQSQITGTEDALRFHILPEDLILDRNQWETPQSNEMLLKKNTIEFNDFRFTRNDEVVELTNKLKGVSQNHAAITFENFKLSEILNYLNPEKELAHGNLNGNLTIVEPFGNSGLLADLSVEKLNLLDTDLGKLTVDAKSKGGNNYDFNLALKEGEVDLDLTGDYIATENAAKLNLDLDINKFKMTALEGFSLGEIKNADGSFSGKFDVSGSPTEPKYEGSLKFSDADFTVTKLNAPFTLANEILKIDNNGLSMDSFTIRDENQNQLVMTGKVGTESFINPTFDLQLNAENFQVLNASKEDNDFLYGKASFDADARLTGDLEIPKLDARITVNDNTDVTYILPSSAVAIEERGGVVIFVNRENPDAILTRTKQESTRFSGLDVNALLKIGKSAKITLIIDQETGDNFEVFGDGDFDFTMNPNGRMTLSGVYEIEGGHYEMSLYNLVKRRFELAKGSRVSWSGDPFDAKLDVKAIYKLEASASSLMAPISSGSDPSVKNKYRQVLPFYVYLNVDGELTKPVISFDLDMPKDEQGAIGGQVYGRLQQVNQQEDELNRQVFSLLVLSRFYPEPGSDGSGGGFATVARDNLNDALSDQLNTFSDKLLGKTGVELDFGLDSYTDYQGDSPQERTQLDIAAQKKLFNDRLIVRVGSEVDLQGSSSTNEPAPLIGNVSLEYLLTENGRYRLKGFRRNEFENVIDGQTIVSGIALIFTQEFNKFDELWEAILRGETEKEKAAKKEADNKLKEKEAKERQKEDAEKMQQVKKKDSVETKKD; encoded by the coding sequence TTGGAAAAGAAAAAAGAAGAAAAGAAAAAACCCAGAAAGTATAGGTTTTTAAGAATCATTGCGAGAATTTTCGCGGTTCTTATAATCCTGTTCATTCTGCTTGTGCTCTTCATTCGCAGCCCTTGGGGACAGGATATTATCGTGCAACGCGCCGTTAAATATGTAACTGATAAAACCAACACCAAAGTTGAAATAGAGAAACTCTTCATCACTTTTGACGGTAATATAATGCTGAAAGGTCTTTATCTTGAAGACAAAAAAGGTGATACTCTGGTTTATTCAAAATCGTTGGAAGCTGATGTTCCTTTGCTTCCCATCATTCGTGGTAACGGGGTCGGCGTGAATTATTTGGATTGGGAAGGCCTTCGCGCGAATATTATTCGAAAGGATTCTGTGAACGGTTACAATTTTCAGTTTTTGGTGGATGCTTTCGCTTCACCAGACACAACTACAGTTGCGACAGATACTACTGCTGCACCGATGAAAATTATTTTGGGTGAGATTAATTTCAAGGATTTCAATATTGTTTTTGATGATGCCGTTTTGGGAATTGACAGTCAGTTTCAAATTGGAAAACTTAATCTTCAGATGAAGACAACCGATTTGGAGAAAATGGATTTTCGTGCTTCCGAAGCTTCTATTACCAATGCCCGAATCAAATACATTCAATCTCCCGTTCCGCCAACGCCGAAGGAAGACACTCCATTGCCTTTCTTAGCTTTGGATGAACTGACGCTCAAAAATGTTTTTGTAGATTATCAATCTTACGGAGATAGAATTGCTGCAAATCTTGAAGTTTCAGATTTATATATTAAATTGCCTAAAGCAGATTTAACGAACAATGACATTGAAATTGGCGATTTCCGTTTGAAAAATTCCATCGTCAAAATAAATACTGAAACCGAAACCAACGGTATCACTCAAAAAGCCGAAGAAGTTAAAGACAATATAAAGGAAGATATTCAACAATTTGAATGGCCAAATTTCAAAATTGCCATTGCAGATATTGATTTGGAAGGAAATAATATCAGTTATTTCGTTGGAGGGAATGAAGTGAAAAAGGATGTTTTCAATCCAAACGCAATCGCGCTTCAAAATTTTAATTTGAAAGCGAATGATGTGTTTTTAAAAGATAAAAAAGCTGGATTTCAGCTTGAAACACTAACATTTGAAGAAGGTTCTGGATTGAACCTTAAAGAAATGGCGCTAAATCTTGATGCTACAGATAATTTTCTGGAAGTAAACGATTTAAAAATGATGCTAAATAATAACAATCTCAGCGGAAAACTTCGGTTGGATTTCCCAAGTTTAGCAGCTTTAATTGAAAAGCCAGACCAATCTAAAATTACGCTGAACTTTCCTTCCTTTCAAGTTGATTTAAAAGAAGTTTTCAAGTTTCAACCAGATCTTAAAAAGAACGAATATTTAAGAACGCTCAGCAAAAAGTATGTTTCAGGAAACGTAGAGGCTTCAGGTTATCTTTCAGCAATACAAATTCCAAACTTGAATGTCCGCTGGGGGAACACGACTCGTATTTCTGCGAATGGACTTATCGAAAACGCTACAGATCCTGACAACTTAAAGTTTAATATTCCCCGTTTTTCCGCACAAACCAAAAAGAGCGATTTAATCCAATTCGTCAGTGAAAAGGATTTAGGAGTTAGCTTGCCGCAGGATGTTTCGCTTAAAGGAAGTGCAAAAGGCGATTTAAAAGACGTTTATGCAAAAGCGAATCTCACAACCTCACAAGGAATTGCAATCATTGATGGACACTTCAAAAACGATTCAAAAATTGCGTTTGATGCCGATATTGAAATAAAAGATTATAACCTCAATGAATTGCTGCAAAACGATCAACTCGGAGCGTTAAGTTTAACCATAAAAACTAATGGTTCTGGAAGCGATATTAATATGATGGATGCTACTTTGGATGCAAACATTTCAAGTTTTCAATTTAATAATTATGCCATTAAAGATTTGGCAATAACTGGTAAAATAAAGGATGGCAAAGGTAATGTTGTTTCAAAATACAAAGACGAAAATCTTAACATAGATTTGAATGCTGATATCGTTTTGGATTCCGTTGCGCATCGAGCGAGCGCCCATCTAAATATAATTGGTGCAAATCTGCAATCGCTCGGCTTGATGAGTCGCGATGTGCGAACCGCTCTAAAATTAGATGCAGATTTTGAAGGAAACAAAGATGGTTTTAATGTTATTTCAACCATTGGCGATGGAGTAGTGGTTTATGATGATAAAACCTATTTGCTGGGCGATGTGCTAGCAACGGCTCACGTTCGGAGCGACACCACATCTATTTGGCTCGATAATAAAATTGTGCAACTTAGTCTGGAAAGCAATACTGATCCAGCAACGTTTAGTACTGCGGTGCAACGCCATATTTCAAGTTATTTTTCAAGAAACATAAAACTTCCAGATAGTATAACTCATCCGGTAAAGCTTAAAATTCGTGGTAGAATCGTAGAATCGCCAGTTTTAAATGATGTGTTTTTAGTAAATGTTCAAAAGCTGGACACCGTAAAAATTGCAGTCGATTTTGATGAAGCCGCACGAAAGTTAAAGGCAGACATCAGAGCGCCACAAATTGTTTATTCTGGTAATGAGTTGGATAGCTTGGCTTTCACAATGGATACGGACAAAGAAAAATTCGTTTTCGATTTAGGTTTCAACAAACTTAAAGGAGGTCCCTTAAATATACCAAAGACTAAAATCACAGGGAATCAGCAAAACAACGAACTAAGTTTGAGTTTCAATTCAACTTTTAAAGACAGTACCTTAATCAATATTCAATCACAAATTACTGGTACTGAGGATGCGCTTCGTTTTCACATTTTGCCGGAAGATTTAATTCTGGATAGAAACCAGTGGGAAACGCCGCAGAGCAATGAAATGCTTTTAAAGAAAAATACAATTGAATTCAATGATTTTCGTTTCACCAGAAATGATGAAGTTGTTGAACTAACCAATAAACTCAAGGGTGTTTCGCAAAACCACGCGGCTATTACATTTGAAAATTTCAAATTAAGTGAAATTCTAAATTATTTAAATCCTGAAAAAGAACTGGCCCACGGCAATTTAAACGGAAACCTTACAATTGTTGAACCCTTTGGAAATTCTGGGCTTTTGGCAGATCTTTCCGTAGAAAAATTAAACCTGCTGGATACCGATTTGGGCAAACTTACGGTCGATGCAAAGTCCAAAGGAGGCAACAATTATGATTTCAATTTAGCATTAAAGGAAGGCGAAGTAGATTTAGATTTAACTGGTGATTACATTGCGACCGAAAATGCTGCAAAACTCAATCTGGATTTAGATATAAATAAATTCAAAATGACCGCGCTTGAAGGGTTTTCTTTGGGCGAAATAAAAAATGCTGATGGAAGTTTCTCAGGAAAGTTTGATGTTTCCGGAAGTCCTACAGAGCCAAAATATGAAGGAAGTTTAAAGTTTAGCGATGCTGATTTTACGGTTACTAAATTGAATGCTCCTTTCACATTGGCAAACGAAATTTTAAAAATTGACAACAACGGTCTTTCAATGGATAGTTTCACAATTCGTGATGAAAACCAGAACCAATTAGTGATGACAGGGAAAGTGGGCACTGAAAGTTTTATAAATCCAACCTTCGATTTGCAATTGAATGCCGAAAATTTCCAGGTGCTGAACGCTTCAAAAGAAGACAACGATTTTCTGTACGGAAAAGCGTCTTTTGATGCGGATGCCAGACTGACTGGCGATTTAGAAATTCCAAAGCTAGATGCGAGGATTACTGTAAATGATAACACAGATGTTACTTACATTTTACCATCATCTGCAGTAGCGATTGAAGAGCGGGGCGGTGTGGTAATTTTTGTGAACAGAGAAAATCCAGATGCAATTTTAACGAGAACCAAGCAGGAATCAACACGGTTTAGTGGACTTGACGTAAACGCACTTCTGAAAATAGGAAAAAGCGCAAAAATCACACTAATTATAGATCAGGAAACCGGTGATAATTTTGAAGTTTTTGGCGATGGTGATTTCGATTTTACCATGAATCCGAATGGAAGAATGACCTTGAGCGGCGTTTATGAAATTGAAGGTGGACATTACGAAATGAGCCTTTATAATCTAGTGAAAAGACGTTTTGAGCTGGCCAAAGGCAGCCGAGTTAGTTGGTCCGGGGATCCTTTTGACGCTAAACTAGATGTGAAAGCGATTTATAAATTGGAAGCCTCCGCATCATCATTAATGGCACCGATAAGTTCTGGTTCTGATCCTTCCGTTAAAAATAAATACCGTCAAGTATTACCGTTTTATGTGTATCTTAACGTTGATGGTGAGCTTACAAAACCAGTAATTTCTTTTGATCTTGATATGCCCAAAGATGAGCAAGGAGCTATTGGCGGACAAGTTTATGGCAGATTACAACAAGTAAACCAACAAGAAGACGAATTGAACAGGCAAGTTTTTTCACTCTTGGTATTGAGCCGTTTTTATCCAGAACCTGGTAGTGATGGTAGTGGTGGTGGTTTTGCAACAGTAGCTCGTGACAACCTGAACGACGCACTTTCCGATCAACTGAATACATTTTCTGATAAACTTTTAGGCAAAACTGGCGTGGAACTGGATTTTGGTTTGGACAGCTATACAGATTACCAAGGTGATTCTCCGCAAGAACGCACCCAGCTTGATATTGCCGCCCAGAAAAAATTGTTTAACGATAGGCTAATTGTGCGCGTTGGTAGCGAAGTGGATTTACAAGGAAGCAGTTCCACAAACGAGCCCGCACCGCTAATTGGTAATGTGAGTTTGGAGTATTTACTTACTGAAAACGGTAGATATAGATTGAAAGGTTTTAGAAGAAATGAGTTTGAAAACGTAATAGACGGACAGACAATCGTTAGTGGAATAGCACTTATTTTTACACAGGAATTCAACAAATTTGATGAGCTTTGGGAAGCAATCCTTCGCGGAGAAACTGAAAAGGAAAAAGCAGCCAAAAAAGAAGCAGATAATAAGCTGAAGGAAAAAGAAGCAAAAGAAAGGCAGAAGGAAGATGCTGAAAAAATGCAGCAAGTAAAAAAGAAAGATTCCGTTGAAACTAAAAAAGACTGA
- a CDS encoding YceI family protein, with protein MSNTLNTTWKIDDTHSEINFKVKHMMISTVTGSFKKFEGRVETSNEDFKNASFSFSAVIDSVNTNNGDRDKHLKSDDFFGAEKFPKLSFKSKSFDGEKMVGDLTIKGVSKEVTLETEYNGTAVDPYGQTKAGFEFEGQISRKDFGLTWSAVTEAGSIVVSDKVKLIASLQFIKQ; from the coding sequence ATGAGCAATACTTTGAACACAACTTGGAAAATTGATGATACACATTCAGAAATCAATTTCAAGGTGAAACATATGATGATTTCAACCGTAACGGGCAGTTTTAAAAAATTCGAAGGAAGAGTTGAAACTTCAAACGAAGATTTCAAAAATGCAAGTTTTTCTTTTTCCGCTGTAATTGATTCTGTAAATACGAACAACGGCGACAGAGACAAACATTTAAAATCTGACGACTTCTTCGGAGCTGAAAAATTTCCAAAACTTAGCTTCAAATCAAAATCATTTGATGGTGAAAAAATGGTTGGTGATTTAACCATAAAAGGAGTATCCAAAGAAGTAACTCTAGAAACAGAATATAACGGAACCGCCGTTGATCCTTACGGACAAACCAAAGCAGGTTTTGAATTTGAAGGACAAATAAGCCGTAAAGATTTTGGCCTTACTTGGAGCGCTGTAACCGAGGCAGGAAGTATTGTTGTGAGCGATAAGGTAAAATTGATTGCTTCACTACAATTTATAAAACAATAA
- a CDS encoding pirin family protein, whose product MKTRHIERVLTPPRPHMVGDGFRVHQYIPSGIQEGFERMDPFIMMDYNSKFYFPPTDQPRGVGVHPHRGFETVTIAYKGSVAHHDSSGNSGVIAEGDVQWMTAASGILHKEYHEENFSKAGGDFQMVQLWVNLPAKDKMSAPKYQGITNAEIKKVELPDNAGIVEVIAGEFNGEKGPAFTFTPVHMLNAKLNKGGKATFSFPENYNTVILVIEGNIKVNNSEEINTDALGLFANDGEEFTVEAKDDAIVLVLSGEPINEPIAAQGPFVMNTRAELVRAMSDFNMGKFGYLE is encoded by the coding sequence ATGAAAACACGACACATAGAACGCGTATTAACACCACCAAGACCACATATGGTTGGTGATGGCTTTAGAGTTCACCAATATATCCCTTCAGGAATACAGGAAGGTTTTGAACGGATGGATCCATTTATTATGATGGATTACAATAGCAAGTTTTACTTCCCTCCCACTGATCAACCTCGTGGTGTGGGCGTGCATCCGCATAGAGGTTTTGAAACTGTGACGATAGCTTATAAAGGAAGTGTTGCACACCACGATAGCAGCGGGAATAGCGGTGTTATTGCCGAAGGCGATGTGCAATGGATGACGGCTGCTTCTGGAATACTTCACAAGGAATATCACGAAGAAAACTTCAGTAAAGCTGGTGGCGATTTTCAAATGGTGCAATTATGGGTAAACCTGCCTGCAAAAGATAAAATGAGCGCACCAAAATATCAAGGCATCACAAATGCTGAAATTAAAAAGGTGGAATTGCCAGATAATGCAGGTATAGTTGAAGTAATTGCTGGAGAATTCAATGGCGAAAAAGGACCCGCTTTCACTTTTACACCCGTACACATGCTAAACGCTAAATTGAATAAAGGTGGAAAAGCAACTTTTAGTTTCCCAGAAAACTACAATACAGTAATTTTGGTTATTGAAGGAAATATAAAAGTGAATAATTCCGAAGAAATAAACACGGACGCACTTGGACTTTTTGCAAATGATGGTGAAGAATTCACGGTTGAAGCAAAAGATGATGCAATCGTTTTAGTATTGAGCGGCGAACCTATAAATGAACCGATTGCCGCGCAAGGCCCATTTGTAATGAATACTCGTGCGGAACTTGTTCGAGCAATGAGCGATTTCAATATGGGGAAATTCGGGTATTTAGAATAA